A stretch of the Vigna radiata var. radiata cultivar VC1973A chromosome 7, Vradiata_ver6, whole genome shotgun sequence genome encodes the following:
- the LOC106767242 gene encoding RING-H2 finger protein ATL52, whose translation MFLPLTLDIILGQCSNLFSPNPSFIPSNPISSSVPLLPLFSQMELHHRKLLELPDTPGYVKPTPNNHKTTFLIVGFSVVAAVFVVLCSYAIYVKFFSSRNRSVRRSLSRPQTEEDFLDEEAHGPVVDHPIWYIRTTGLQQSVIGSITVCKYKKDEGLIEGSECSVCLSEFEEDESLRLLPKCNHAFHLPCIDTWLRSHTNCPMCRAPIVTDPTRVPSMDTNAFVEVESGSGGGEEHNHVQAQAQPQHGDDFLRGEEEGEVEVCETENMASEVIAVQPRRSVSLDSSSAAKISLPLATVVSGDSHGNNSKRIKGGCSSSSSSSSSIKRSRSFNAKHLISWYGRSQRKPNAPLRSF comes from the coding sequence ATGTTTCTTCCTCTTACGTTAGATATAATCCTTGGTCAATGTTCCAACCTCTTCTCACCTAACCCTTCATTCATCCCTTCCAATCCAATCTCTTCTTCCGTTCCCTTGTTGCCCTTATTCTCTCAGATGGAGCTGCATCACAGAAAGTTACTTGAGCTTCCAGATACTCCTGGTTACGTTAAACCAACTCCCAACAACCACAAAACCACATTCTTGATCGTCGGCTTTTCCGTTGTAGCCGCCGTTTTCGTTGTCCTCTGCTCCTACGCCATCTATGTCAAGTTTTTCTCTTCTAGGAACAGGTCTGTGAGGAGAAGCTTGTCACGGCCTCAAACTGAGGAAGATTTCTTGGACGAAGAAGCACATGGCCCTGTGGTTGACCACCCCATCTGGTACATCCGCACCACCGGCCTCCAACAATCAGTGATCGGTTCCATCACCGTTTGCAAGTACAAGAAAGATGAAGGCTTGATTGAAGGGTCGGAATGTTCCGTTTGTTTGAGCGAGTTTGAAGAGGACGAAAGTCTCAGGCTTTTGCCTAAGTGTAACCACGCTTTTCACTTGCCTTGCATTGACACCTGGCTTAGATCGCACACCAATTGCCCCATGTGCCGTGCTCCTATTGTTACTGACCCCACAAGGGTTCCTTCCATGGACACCAATGCTTTTGTGGAAGTGGAGAGTGGTAGCGGTGGTGGAGAAGAACATAATCATGTTCAAGCTCAAGCTCAACCCCAACATGGTGATGATTTTTTGAGGGGTGAGGAAGAGGGAGAAGTTGAAGTGTGTGAAACTGAGAACATGGCTTCAGAAGTGATCGCTGTGCAACCAAGAAGATCAGTGTCTCTTGATTCTTCTTCTGCTGCTAAGATCAGTCTTCCTCTTGCTACTGTTGTGTCAGGAGATTCTCATGGAAATAATTCAAAGAGAATTAAAGGTGGTTgcagttcttcttcttcttcttcttcttccatcaaaAGGTCACGATCCTTCAATGCCAAGCACTTAATATCATGGTATGGGCGCAGCCAGAGAAAGCCAAATGCTCCATTGAGAAGCTTCTGA